GAACTGCTCGTGCTCGGTCGATTCATGCATGGCGGTCGTGGAAGACTGGCCGCCGGTGATCGCCATGGAGACGGCGTCGAAATAGCCGGTGCCGACTTCACGCTGGTGCTTGGTCGCGGTGTAGCCGTTGATCTCGGCGGCGAATTCCGCTTCCTGCAGCTCCGAATAGGCGGCCATCTGGCGCTCCTTGTAGCCGCGCGCCAGCTCGAACATGCCGAAATTGAGCTGGTGGAAGCCGGCGAGCGTGATGAACTGGAATTTGTAGCCCATCGCACCCAGCTCGCGCTGGAACTTGGCGATCGTCGCGTCGTCGAGGTTCTTCTTCCAGTTGAACGACGGCGAGCAATTGTAGGCGAGCAGCTTGCCGGGATGGGCCTTGTGCACGGCCTCGGCGAACTTGCGGGCCTGTTCTAGGTCCGGCTTGCCGGTCTCCATCCAGATCAGGTCGCAATGCGGCGCATAGGAGATGGCGCGGGCGATGCACGGCTCGATGCCGTTCTTGACCTGGTAGAAGCCCTCGACCGTGCGGCCCTTGTCCTTGTCGACGAAGGGCTGGTCGCGCTCGTCGATATCGGAGGTCAGGAGCTTGGCGGCCTCGGCGTCCGTGCGGGCGACGATCAGCGTCGGCACGCCCATGACGTCGGCGGCAAGGCGCGCGGCATCGAGGTTGCGGATATGGGCGGCGGTCGGGATCAGAACCTTGCCGCCGAGATGGCCGCACTTCTTTTCCGATGCGAGCTGGTCTTCGAAGTGGACGCCGGCGGCGCCCGCCTCGATGAAGGCCTTCATGATCTCGAAGGCGTTGAGCGGGCCGCCGAAGCCGGCTTCCGCATCGGCGACGATGGGTGCGAACCAGGTGTCGACCGAAAGGCCGTTGCCTTCCGCCGTCTCGATCTGGTCGGCGCGCTGCAGCGTGCGGTTGATGCGCTTGGCAAGCTCGGGAGCGGCGTTTGCCGGATAGAGCGACTGGTCGGGATACATGGCCGAGGCCGTATTGGCGTCGGCGGCAACCTGCCAGCCGGAGAGATAGATCGCCTTCAGGCCGGCGCGGACCATCTGCATGGCCTGGTTGCCCGAGAGCGCGCCGAGTGCGTTGACGAAATCCTCCTCGTGGATGAGCTTCCACAGGCGGTTCGCGCCGTTCTCGGCCAGCGTGTGGCGGATCTGGACCGAGCCGCGCAGCTTCTCGACCGTCTCGGCCGTGTAGGGGCGCTCGATACCGTCGAAACGGCCCTTCGGCGCGCTCGGGACGAGATTGTAAAAGTCGGTCATAATATCCTCCAATGCGGTGTCTCTGGATCGGATGCTGGCTCTCTCGCTGCCCCGATTTCATGTGACAGTATTTACATCGCGCCGCACAATAGCGCGAGAGAAAACCGGAAAATCAGCGCTGTAATCGGGTAATGATGTCTTGTCTTTGACAGGAGCGGTCTGTAAAAAAGTAAAATCTGTAAAATTGACCGGCGGCCTGGCCGTGTAAAGGATTTGACATATGGCAGAGAACAAGATCTTTGCCGGCCCGAAGGTCCGGCGCATCCGCAATACCCTCGGCCTCACGCAGACGGCGATGGCCGAGGGGCTTTCCATCTCGCCGTCCTATCTGAATCTCATCGAGCGTAACCAGCGGCCGCTGACCGTGCAGCTCCTCCTGCGCCTTGCCTCCGTCTACAAGGTCGATCTCGACGAGCTGCAGGGTGAGAGCGCCGGCAATGCGCGCCAGCTCCGCGAGGTCTTCGCCGATCCGCTGCTTGCCGGCGAGCTGCCGGGCGATCACGAGCTGGTGGAGATCGCCGATGCCGCGCCCAATGTGGCGAGCGGTATCCTCAAGCTCTACCGCGCCTACCGCGAGCAGGCCGCGCGCCTCACCGATCTTGCCGACCTCCTCGCCCGGGAGGGGCATGCCACGACGCTCTCGGGTGCCTTGCTGCCGATGGACGAGGTGCGCGACAAACTGGAAGGCCGGCCCAACTATTTCGCCGCCATCGATGAGGCGGCCGAGCGTTTCCATGCCGCGCTCGCGCCGGGCGACGATCTGGCGAGCGCCCTCAAGGGCTGGCTGCGCAAGGAGCACGGCGTCGTCGTGCGCCTGTTGCCCGTTCATACCATGCCGAACCTGCGCCGCCGTTTCGACCGGCACTCCATGCGCCTCTTCCTGTCGGAGCGCCTGTCGCCCTTCGATCAGGTGCGCGAGATCGCCATGGAGACGGTGCAGCTCGCCTTGCAGGATGAGATTTTCGCGGAACTCGACCTGCTCGCTTTGTCGACCGCCGAGGCGAAGCGCATCGCCCGCTTCGAGCTGGCGCGTTACGCCGCCCACGCTCTGATGATGCCCTACGAGGCCTTCCATTCGACGGCGCAGCGCGCGCGCTGTGATATCGATGTGCTGCGCGCCCGCTTTTCCGTCTCCTTCGAGCAGGCGGCGAGCCGGCTGACGATGCTTCAGCGCCCCGGCAAGGCGGGCGTGCCCTTCTTCCTGCTGGAGATAGACAATGCCGGCAACCGTTTCCGGCGGGCGGGCGGGCAGGGCTTTCCGCAGGCGCGGTTCGGCGGCGGCTGTCCCAAGCTCGGCGTGCATTCCGCCTTTTCCCAGCCGGGCCAAATCCTCGTCGACCGGGTGGAAATGCCCGACGGTGCCGCCTTCCTGACGGTCTCGCGCACGCTGGAAGGTCCGCAGGGCGTCTTTGCCGAGCGGGTGCGGCGCACCGCACTGCTGGTCGGCTGCGACGCCGCCCATGCGGAGGAGACGGTTTACGGTGAGGCGGTACGGCGGGACGCGGCGGTCGCCGTCGGAACGGCTTGCCGGCTCTGCGAACGGCAGGGCTGCCTGGCGCGGGCGGAGCCGCCCGTTACGCGGCCGCTTGGCCTCGATGAAATGGTCGCCGGCCTCAGCCTTTTCGACTTCCAGTAAATTTCCGCTTGCTTTCCGTCCGCGATAGGGCTTCAAATATGATAGGAATGGGAACAATGTGATATAAAAAAATCAGCCTCCGTTTACGTCGAATGCCGCTTGTCGCCTCTTAAAAAACAACCATAATCGGCGGCGGTTCTTCATGCGAACGCAGAGGCCTGCGAAGGAAACTGGGAGAAAAATCAATGAAAAGACGCACTCTTTTGGCGACGGCGGCAATGGCTGCGATGTTTGTGGCGGGCGGTGCGCTCGCGCAGGAAAAAGTCGTCAACGTCTACAACTGGTCGGATTATATCGACTCGTCGATCATCGACGACTTCACCAAGGAAACGGGCATCAAGGTCGTCTACGACGTCTACGATTCGAACGAGATCCTGGAAACGAAGCTGCTGGCCGGCGGCACCGGCTATGATGTCGTCGTGCCCACCAATACCTTCCTGCAGCGTCAGATCGCGGCGGGCGTCTACCAGAAGCTCGACAAGTCCAAGCTGCCGAACCTCAAGAACATGTGGGACATGGTGAGCGAGCGCATGCAGCCGTTCGATCCCGGCAACGAATATTCGATCAACTACATGTGGGGCACGATCGGCATCGGCTTCAACAAGGCGAAGATCAAGGAAGCGCTCGGCACGGACCAGATCGATAGCTGGAGCGTGATCTTCGATCCGGCCAATGCCGAGAAGCTCAAGGATTGCGGCATCAACATGCTGGATTCGCCGACCGACATCATCCCGGTCACGCTCGCCTACCTTGGTCTCAACCCGGACAGCCACGATCCGGCGGATATCGCCAAGGCCGAGGAAGCCCTGCTGAAGATCCGGCCCTTCGTGCGCAAGTTCCACTCGTCGGAATTCATCAACGGCCTTGCCAACGGCGATATCTGCATCGCCATCGGCTGGTCCGGCGATATCTTCCAGGGCCGCGACCGCGCGGAAGAGGCCGGCAACGGCGTTGAGGTCGGCTACTTCATCCCGAAGGAAGGCACGCAGATGTGGTTCGACCAGATGGCGATCCCCTCAGACGCGCCGCATGTCGATGAGGCCCACGCCTTCCTCGACTACATCATGCGTCCGGAAGTGATCGCCAAGGCCTCGACCTACATCCACTACGCCAACGGCAACAAGGCCGCGCAGGCGGTGATGCCGGAAGAGATCATCAAGGACACGACGATCTATCCGGATGAGGCGACGCTGAAGAAGCTCTTCACCAACACGACGCTGGACGCGAAAACCCAGCGCCTGTTCACCCGGACCTGGACCAAGATCGTGACCGGCCAGTAACCGGTCCGACCCGAATTGCCCGGAAGCTTCTTCCGGGCAATTTCAATTTGACTGCCAGAAAAAGAGAGTTGGGGACAGGCAATGAAATCTCTCGGCAATATCCGTCGCTCCTTTGCGCCGTGGACGGATCCGGACGCAAAACCGTTCATCACCTTCCGGAACGTCACGAAGCGGTTCGGCGATTTCACCGCCGTCGACGACCTTACCCTCAACATCTATCACCGCGAGTTCTTCGCCCTGCTCGGCGCGTCGGGCTGCGGCAAGTCCACGCTCCTGCGCATGCTCGCCGGCTTCGAGCGGCCGACCTCCGGCGAGATCATCCTCGACGGCCAGGACATTGCCGGCATCCCGCCCTACAAGCGGCCGGTCAACATGATGTTCCAGTCCTACGCGCTCTTCCCGCACATGACGGTGGAGAGCAATATCGGCTTCGGCCTCAGGCAGGACGGCATGCCGAAGAACGAGATCGCCGAGCGCGTCGCCCAGATGCTGAAGCTGGTGAAGCTCGAGAAATTCGCCAAACGCAAGCCGCACCAGCTTTCCGGCGGCCAGCGCCAGCGTGTGGCGCTCGCCCGCTCGCTCGCCAAGCGCCCCAAGGTGCTGCTGCTCGACGAGCCGCTCGGCGCGCTCGACAAGAAGCTGCGCGAGGAGACCCAGTTCGAGCTGATGGACCTGCAGCAGGATCTCGGCCTCACCTTCGTCGTCGTCACGCACGACCAGGAGGAGGCGATGACCATGGCAGACCGTATTGCTGTGATGAGCCACGGCAAGGTCATCCAGGTCGCGACCCCGGCGGAAATCTACGAGGCGCCGAATTCCCGCTTCGTGGCCGATTTCATCGGCGATGTGAACATCCTCGATGGCAAGATCTCGGCAAGCGGCAACGGCAGGATCGAGCTTGCCGCCAATGACGGCTTCACCATCCGCACCGCGGCGGCCGACGCTCCGGCGGCGGGCGGCGCGGCGGGCTTCGCGATCCGCCCGGAAAAGCTGAAGGTCTCGCGCAATGCGCCGACGGATGCCACTGTCAACGCGGCCCAGGGCGAAATATGGGATATCGGCTATCTCGGCGACATGACGGTCTTCTACGTCAAGCTCGACAGCGGCAAGGTCGTCAAGGCCTCGATGCTGAACGCGCAGCGCGAGGTGGAGAACCCGATCGCCTATGACGAAAAGGTCTGGGTCTCCTTCGGCGAGACGGCCGGCGTCGTTCTGAAGGATTGACCGATGAACAAGCTCGGCTCCGCCATCTTCAGCCGCCTTGTCATCATCATCCCCTATGCCTGGCTGCTGTTCTTCTTCCTCATCCCCTTCTTCATCGTCTTCCGCATCTCGCTGTCGACCACCGCCATCGCCCAGCCGCCCTATGAGCCGGTATTTTTGCTGGCGGATGGCCTTTCCGGCCTGTGGGCAAAGCTCGGCCAATTGCATTTCGACAATTTCATCTGGCTGACCGAAGACGCGCTCTATCTCAACGCCTATCTGTCGAGCCTATGGATTGCCGGCGTTTCCACGCTGATAACGCTGCTGATCGGCTATCCCATCGCCTATGGCATGGCGCAGGCGCCGCGCACGCTGCGCCCGACGCTGCTGATGCTCGTCATCCTGCCATTCTGGACGAGCTTCCTCATCCGCGTCTACGCATGGATCGCGATCCTCAAGCCGGAAGGCCTGCTCAACCAGTTCCTCATCGGCATCGGTCTCATCGACGAGCCGCTGATCATCATGAACACCAACTGGGCGATCTATATCGGCATCGTCTATTCCTACCTGCCCTTCATGGTATTGCCGCTCTATTCGGCGCTGGAGAAGATGGACAACACGCTGATAGAGGCCGCGCAGGACCTCGGCTGCCCGCAGATTTCGGCGTTCTGGAAGATCACCTTCCCGCTCTCCATTCCCGGGGTCGTGGCGGGCTGCATGCTCGTCTTCATCCCGGCGGTCGGCGAGTTCGTCATTCCCGACCTTCTCGGCGGATCGCAGACGCTGATGATCGGCAAGACGCTGTGGAACGAATTCAACGCCAACCGCGACTGGCCGGTGTCGGCCGCCGTCGCGACCATCCTGCTCCTCATTCTGGTCGTGCCCATCGTGTTCTTCCAGAATGCGCAGGCCAAGGCCGAAGAGCAGGGAAGGTAAGCCCATGAACACCTGGTCCCGTTTCAACATCGTCTCGGTCGTTCTCGGCTTCGCGTTCCTCTACCTGCCGATCGTGCTGCTGGTCGTCTTCTCCTTCAACGAGTCCAAGCTCGTGACGGTCTGGGCCGGCTTCTCGACGAAATGGTACGTCTCGCTCTTCAACAACCAGGGCCTCATGGACGCCGCCTGGGTGACGATCCGCGTGGCGCTGCTTTCCGCAACCGTGGCGACCGCGCTCGGCACCATGGCGGCGCTGGCGCTTACCCGCTACACGCGCTTCCGCGGCCGGCTGCTTTTCTCCGGCATGGTCTATGCGCCGCTCGTCATGCCGGAGGTCATTACCGGCCTGTCGCTGCTGCTGCTCTTCGTCGCTATCGGTTTCGACCGCGGCTTTGTGACGGTGACGCTCGCGCATATCACCTTCTCGATGTGCTTCGTGACGGTGGTGGTGCAGTCGCGCCTGCTCTCCTTCGACCGCTCTGTCGAGGAGGCGGCGCTGGACCTCGGCGCAACGCCCGTGAAGACTTTCTTCGAGGTGACGCTGCCGATCATCGCGCCGGCCGTGCTGTCCGGCTGGATGCTGGCCCTGACGCTCTCGCTCGACGACCTCGTCATCGCGAGCTTCACCTCCGGCCCGGGCGCGACGACCCTGCCCATGAAGATCTACAGCCAGGTGCGGCTCGGCGTGACGCCGGAAATCAACGCGGCCTGCACGCTGCTCATCGGCCTCGTCGCCATCGGCGTCGTCATCGCCTCGATCATGACCAAGCGCCGCGAGGTGCAGCGCCTGCGTGACGAGCAGGCGGCCTTCGCGGGCCGTTGAGTTGTAATTACTGGCGGGGCGGCTGCCCCGTCAGGATCGAGGACGGCGAGATGACCGGCTCGGGCCAGGAGCCGCCGACGAAGAAGCTGAGGGGCGGGTTGGCCGCCGTGGCGGTGCCGGCCGGCATGCGGTCGGCGAGCGTGCCCACCAGCGCCACGCTGCCGGTGCGATAGGGGATCATGCCCGAAAGCGTCAGCAGTTTCTCGCTGCCTTCGATTTCCGCTTTCGTGAGTTCCGCAAGCCCCCGATCGAGCCGCGCTTCCACATCGGCGCGCACGAAGTCGAAGGTGCCGTCTGCGGTTTCCGAGACATTGAAGAACGCGTTCTTCGCCGCGCGCTCGGCAAAGGCCCGCGCGTTGAAATGGGTGAGCGTGCCGCTGCCCATGCGCAGCCTGAACCGGCCGGACATGTCGGAAACCGTCGTCGCCCAGAGCGGGCGGGCCGTCGAAAGCTCGAAATCCGCCGAACCGATGCCCGACGGCAGGGGGCCGGGCAGGGCGAGCGCCCCGACGATGCCGCCGATATCCACATTGTCCAGCGACATCTGCAACTGGCCACCGCCGCGGAAACCGTTTTCCGCAAGTGCGATGCGTCCGGTCAGGCGGCCGTCGAGAAGGGTGCTGTCGCCGATGTCGAAGGTTGCGCGGCCGTTCTCGATGCGCATGCCCGCGGCTAGGTCCCGCAGGGAGAAGGGGGCGAATTCCGCTGCCTTGGCCGAGAGGCGAAGGTCCATGCCGAACTGATGGATGAAGGCGGTGTCGATGGTCGGCGCGTTCGGGTCGGTGCCCGGCAGCGGCGAAAAGGCCGTCAGGAAGGCGCGCAGGTCGATCCGGTCGAAGGCGAGCGTTCCGCCGACCCGGGGCACGCCACCGGGCGGCATGGCGATGTCGAGCACGCCGCTCGCCTGCGCGTTGTCGAGCGCCAGCTTCACGTTCTCCAGCTTTGCGGCATAACCGGACGTCGCCACGGTCGCGTCCAGGCTGACCTGCCCGACGGTGCCGACCGCCGGAATGTCCTTGCCCTGCCAGGCGAGCAGGCGGCTGAGCGAGGGCGTGGAAAGCTGTGCCGTGCCGGAGACGAAGGCCCTGTCCGAGAGATTGGCGGTGCCCTCGAAGCCGAGGGTCGCGGGATCGGCGGCAAGGTTGCTGCGCACGGCCGCGTCACGCCCGGCCAGGAGCAGGAGAGGCTGGTCGCAGCCGAAGGTCCAGCGGGTCATTTCGCCGTTGACGACGCCGGAAAGCGAGAGATCGAGCCGCTGGCGCAGCGCCGGCCATGTGACGCTGCCGTTGATGTCGGTGATGTGGTGGACGCTGCCGTTTGCACGCGTGATGTCGAGCACCCCGTCGCGAAGCGAGATCGTGCCGATGCGCTCGTCGGTGAGCGTTGCCGTAGCCTGGCCCTCCGGCGCCTTCGCGGTCGCGTCGATCGCCTGCATCAGCCAGCCGCTGTGCCGCCAGTTGAAGACGCCGTCGGCGTTCCAGCCGACATGGATGGCCGGTCGGACAAGCTCGAAATCGCTGAAGGCCGGCTTGCCGCGCGCCGCGCCGAGAAGATCGAAGGTGGCCGAGATGGTTTCGGCGGAGGCAACCTCTCCTGCCGTGCCGCCGAGGATGCGGACATTGCGGAGCGTCACGCGCGGATAGGGCCAGAAGGCGAATTCGGCGTCCTCGCCGATATGCACCTCCGCGCCCGTCCAGTCCTCCAGCGTCTGCTCGATGCCGCGTTCCACGGCCTCCGTCTGCGCGAGGAAGGGGAAGGCGATGCGCACGGCCGCGACGACGACGAGGACGACGAGGATTGCCCGTACCAAGTGCTTCGATCGGAGGAAACGGGAAAGAGTCATTCGGCGCAGGTCCTCTGCCGACGGCAGTCATATCTCAAGCAGAACGGGGATAGGCGCTCGTGCGGAAGAAATCAAATGCCGCCATGGCGGAATCGCGTTCGGCAAGGGCGCGATCCGGCGTTCGCCGCTTTATAGTGCGGCGCAACATGCTATAGGAATGCCATGGAGTGGAGGAAAGCATGACGTCAGAAATGCCCCTGTGGACGCCTTCGGCGGAAATCCTTGAAAAAAGCCCGATGGCCCTGTTCATGAAGGCCGCGGGTCGGAGAGCCGGGCGCGCGTTTGCCGGCTATGACGATCTGCATGCCTGGTCCGTCGAAGATCGCGCCGGCTTCTGGACCATGGTGTGGGACGAATGCGGCGCCATCGGCGAAAAGGGCGCGGTGGCACTCGAGAACGGCGAGCGCATGCTGGAGGCCCGCTTCTTCCCCGAAGGGCGGCTGAATTTCGCGGAAAACCTTCTCAGGAAGACCGGTAGCGAAGACGCCATTGTCTTCCGCGGCGAGGACAAGGTGTCCTATCGCTGGTCCTGGGACGATCTGCGCGCCCGCGTTTCGAAGCTTCAGCAGGCTTTCTCCTCCATGGGCATCGGGGAAGGCGATCGCGTCGCCGCCATGATGCCGAACATGCCGGAAACCATCGCCTGCATGCTGGCCGCCGCCTCGCTCGGCGCCATCTGGTCCTCGTGTTCGCCCGATTTCGGCGAGCAGGGCGTGCTCGACCGCTTCGGCCAGATCGAGCCGAAGCTTTTCATCACCTGCGACGCCTATTGGTATGCCGGCAAGCTCCAGGACGTTTCGGCCAAGGTGAAGGCGGTCGCCGGCAAGCTCGGCGCGCCTGTTGTCGTCGTGCATTATGCGGGCGATGCGGAGGCTCTTGCCGCGGCCCTGCCGGATGGCCGCACGCTCGATACGCTGCTGGCCGGCCATAAGGCGAGGGCGCTGGCCTTCGCGCAACTCCCGTTCCGCCATCCGCTCTATATCCTCTTCTCCTCGGGCACGACGGGCGTTCCCAAATGCATCGTGCATTCGGCGGGCGGCACGCTGTTGCAACACCTCAAGGAGCATAACCTGCATTGCGGCCTCGTCGAGGGTGAGCGGCTGTTCTACTTCACCACCTGCGGCTGGATGATGTGGAACTGGCTGGTCTCCGGCCTTGCCGTCGGCGCGACGCTCTGCCTCTTCGACGGTTCGCCCTTCCACCCCGACGGCAACGTGCTGTTCGACTACGCGCAGGCGGAAAGGTTCGCCGTCTTCGGCACCTCGGCCAAATATATCGACGCCGTGCGCAAGGGTGGCTTCACGCCGCGCACAACGCATGACCTCTCCAGCTTGCGGCTCATGACGTCCACCGGCTCGCCGCTCTCGCCGGAGGGCTTCTCCTTCGTTTATGAGGGCATCAAGCCGGATGTGCAGCTTGCCTCGATCTCCGGCGGCACGGATATCGTCTCGTGCTTCGTGCTCGGCGTTCCGCTGAGGCCCGTCTGGCGCGGCGAGATCCAGGGGCCGGGCCTTGGCCTTGCCATGGACGTCTGGGACGAGGACGGTCGCCCGGTGCGCGGCGAGAAGGGCGAACTGGTCTGCACGAAGGCCTTCCCCTCCATGCCGGTGATGTTCTGGAATGATCCGGACGGCGCGAAATACCGCGCCGCCTATTTCGAACGGTTCGACAATATCTGGTGCCATGGTGACTTCGCCGAATGGACGAGCCATGACGGCATCGTCATCCATGGCCGCTCGGACGCGACGCTGAACCCCGGCGGCGTGCGCATCGGCACGGCGGAGATCTACAATCAGGTCGAGCATCTCGAGGAGGTTGCCGAGGCACTGTGTATCGGGCAGGACTGGGACGACGACGTGCGCGTCGTGCTGTTCGTGCGCCTTGCGCCCGGCAAGGTGCTGGATGAGGCGCTGGAAAAGACCATACGGACGAAGATCCGCACCGGCGCCTCGCCGCGCCATGTGCCGGCGAAGATCGTGGAGGTTGCCGATATCCCGCGCACCAAGTCCGGCAAGATCGTCGAGCTTGCCGTGCGCGAGGTGGTGCACGGCCGCCCCGTCAAGAACAAGGAGGCGCTTGCCAACCCGGAGGCGCTGGAGCTTTTCGCCGGTCTGGCGGTGCTGCAATCGTAGAGGCGGCTGCGTTAACGCTTTCGGCTCCGGCCCGTTAACCAGGCTGATGAAGTTATGAACGAAACCTTTGCGGCGGGTCTGGCCAGGTAAGGATTTGTTAAGCCGCGAGGGTGCAAGGTCGCGCCAGCTTGAGCGCACCCGATCCCGACGGCATGAGGCCGTTCACCGTCGCTTTTGTTGGGCAGCATTCACCTATCGGGGCGGCTTTTGCCGCCCCTTTTTTATCCGTGGTGCCTGTCGAGCGAGCGCGAGACGAGGAAGACGGGAATGAGGCCGACCGCGACGATGATCATGGCGGGCACGCCCGCATCCTCCACCTTCGCCCGCGAGGCGTCCTCGTAGACCAGCGTCGCCAACGTGTTGAAGTTGAACGGCCTGAGCATGATCGTCGCCGACAGCTCCTTCATCGTCTCGATGAAGACGAGCAGCGCCGCCGTCAGCGTCGCCGGCCGCATCATGGGCAGGAGCACGCTCCAGAGCGTCTGGCTGCTGGTGCGCCCCAGCGTGCGAGCCGCCATGTCGAGATGCGGCGAGAGCTTGTGGAAGCCGGCGTCGATCGTGCCTTCGGCCATCGTCAGGAACCGTACGGTGCAGGCATAGATGATGGCGAAGCCGGTGCCGGAGAGCACAAGGCCCGTCGAGACGCCGAAATGCGCGCGCAGGAACGCATCCACCGCATTGTCGAAATTGGCGAGCGGGATCAGCACGCCCATGGCGAGCACCGTGCCGGGCACGCCGTAGCCGAAGGAGGCGAAGCGGCCGGCGGCGGCATTCACCCGCGAGCGCGTGGTGCGCGCGGCATAGGCGAGCAGGAAGGCGAGAAGGACGGCGATCAGCGCCGTTGAGCCGGAGACGAGGATGCTGTGCCAAAGGGCGGAGAGAAGCCGCGCCGAGGCGAATTGCTCCAGACGGCGCGCGGCATAGCCGCCGAGCACGAAGACGGGAATGGCAAAGCCGATGACCGGGGGCAGCAGGCAGGCAAGGCCCGCCGCCCATCTCTTCCAGCCAGTGAGTGTGAGGCGCACGGAATCGTGTACGGCGGCCGTGGTCTTCTGGCTGGCGAAGCGCTGCCGGCGGCGCGCGGCGCGCTCCACCACCATCAGGCAGATGACGAAGACCAGCATGATGCAGGCGATCTGCGCTGCGCCGGCAAGGCTGCCGCGGTTGAGCCAGGTATCGAAGATCGAGAAGGTGAGCGTCTGTACGCCGAGATATTCGACCGCACCGATATCGTTCAGCGTCTCCATGGCGACGAGCGTCAGCCCCACCATGATCGCCGGTCGCGCCATGGGGATCTGGATCTTCGCGAAAACCTTCAGTGGCCCCGCGCCCAATGTGCGCGCGACGTCGGCCGCCGCGCGCCCCTGCATCAGGAACATCGAGCGGGCGGCAAGATAGATATAGGGATAGAGCACGCTCGACAGCACCAGCATCGCCCCGCCGGTGGTGCGCACCTCCGGGAACCAGTAGTCTCGGCTTGTCTGGAAGCCGAAGAGCGCGCGCAGGCCTGTCTGCACCGGGCCGGTGAACGAGAAGAACTCCGCGAAGGCATAGGCGCCGAGATAGGCGGGAATGGCGAGCGGCAGGACGAGCAGGCCGGAAAGCACGCGCCGTCCGGGAAATTCGCAGCTCGCCACCAGCCAGGCCGTGACGACGCCGACCGTGGCCGTGATCGTGCCGACTCCGGCCAGCAGGATCAGCGTGCGCAGCGTCGCGCGCGGAATGACGTTGCTGATGAGGTGCGGCCAGTTGTCGGTGCCGCCCGTCGCCGCGATGACGACGATGGCGATGGCCGGCATCAGCACGATGGCCGCCGCGAGCACCGCGGAAGCGGAAAGGAGCGGATGGCGGGCTGCACCGGAACGGCGCTGGACGCGCACCGGCGCGCTTTCGGACAGGATCTGCAAGGCGTTACCTCGACGATACGGCAATCCCGCGTGAGGGCGGGACCGGGCGTTTCAGCCGGTCTG
This DNA window, taken from Shinella zoogloeoides, encodes the following:
- a CDS encoding ABC transporter permease subunit: MNKLGSAIFSRLVIIIPYAWLLFFFLIPFFIVFRISLSTTAIAQPPYEPVFLLADGLSGLWAKLGQLHFDNFIWLTEDALYLNAYLSSLWIAGVSTLITLLIGYPIAYGMAQAPRTLRPTLLMLVILPFWTSFLIRVYAWIAILKPEGLLNQFLIGIGLIDEPLIIMNTNWAIYIGIVYSYLPFMVLPLYSALEKMDNTLIEAAQDLGCPQISAFWKITFPLSIPGVVAGCMLVFIPAVGEFVIPDLLGGSQTLMIGKTLWNEFNANRDWPVSAAVATILLLILVVPIVFFQNAQAKAEEQGR
- a CDS encoding polyamine ABC transporter substrate-binding protein; protein product: MKRRTLLATAAMAAMFVAGGALAQEKVVNVYNWSDYIDSSIIDDFTKETGIKVVYDVYDSNEILETKLLAGGTGYDVVVPTNTFLQRQIAAGVYQKLDKSKLPNLKNMWDMVSERMQPFDPGNEYSINYMWGTIGIGFNKAKIKEALGTDQIDSWSVIFDPANAEKLKDCGINMLDSPTDIIPVTLAYLGLNPDSHDPADIAKAEEALLKIRPFVRKFHSSEFINGLANGDICIAIGWSGDIFQGRDRAEEAGNGVEVGYFIPKEGTQMWFDQMAIPSDAPHVDEAHAFLDYIMRPEVIAKASTYIHYANGNKAAQAVMPEEIIKDTTIYPDEATLKKLFTNTTLDAKTQRLFTRTWTKIVTGQ
- a CDS encoding helix-turn-helix domain-containing protein, producing the protein MAENKIFAGPKVRRIRNTLGLTQTAMAEGLSISPSYLNLIERNQRPLTVQLLLRLASVYKVDLDELQGESAGNARQLREVFADPLLAGELPGDHELVEIADAAPNVASGILKLYRAYREQAARLTDLADLLAREGHATTLSGALLPMDEVRDKLEGRPNYFAAIDEAAERFHAALAPGDDLASALKGWLRKEHGVVVRLLPVHTMPNLRRRFDRHSMRLFLSERLSPFDQVREIAMETVQLALQDEIFAELDLLALSTAEAKRIARFELARYAAHALMMPYEAFHSTAQRARCDIDVLRARFSVSFEQAASRLTMLQRPGKAGVPFFLLEIDNAGNRFRRAGGQGFPQARFGGGCPKLGVHSAFSQPGQILVDRVEMPDGAAFLTVSRTLEGPQGVFAERVRRTALLVGCDAAHAEETVYGEAVRRDAAVAVGTACRLCERQGCLARAEPPVTRPLGLDEMVAGLSLFDFQ
- a CDS encoding ABC transporter permease subunit; its protein translation is MNTWSRFNIVSVVLGFAFLYLPIVLLVVFSFNESKLVTVWAGFSTKWYVSLFNNQGLMDAAWVTIRVALLSATVATALGTMAALALTRYTRFRGRLLFSGMVYAPLVMPEVITGLSLLLLFVAIGFDRGFVTVTLAHITFSMCFVTVVVQSRLLSFDRSVEEAALDLGATPVKTFFEVTLPIIAPAVLSGWMLALTLSLDDLVIASFTSGPGATTLPMKIYSQVRLGVTPEINAACTLLIGLVAIGVVIASIMTKRREVQRLRDEQAAFAGR
- the aceA gene encoding isocitrate lyase, producing the protein MTDFYNLVPSAPKGRFDGIERPYTAETVEKLRGSVQIRHTLAENGANRLWKLIHEEDFVNALGALSGNQAMQMVRAGLKAIYLSGWQVAADANTASAMYPDQSLYPANAAPELAKRINRTLQRADQIETAEGNGLSVDTWFAPIVADAEAGFGGPLNAFEIMKAFIEAGAAGVHFEDQLASEKKCGHLGGKVLIPTAAHIRNLDAARLAADVMGVPTLIVARTDAEAAKLLTSDIDERDQPFVDKDKGRTVEGFYQVKNGIEPCIARAISYAPHCDLIWMETGKPDLEQARKFAEAVHKAHPGKLLAYNCSPSFNWKKNLDDATIAKFQRELGAMGYKFQFITLAGFHQLNFGMFELARGYKERQMAAYSELQEAEFAAEINGYTATKHQREVGTGYFDAVSMAITGGQSSTTAMHESTEHEQFRPAAE
- a CDS encoding ABC transporter ATP-binding protein produces the protein MKSLGNIRRSFAPWTDPDAKPFITFRNVTKRFGDFTAVDDLTLNIYHREFFALLGASGCGKSTLLRMLAGFERPTSGEIILDGQDIAGIPPYKRPVNMMFQSYALFPHMTVESNIGFGLRQDGMPKNEIAERVAQMLKLVKLEKFAKRKPHQLSGGQRQRVALARSLAKRPKVLLLDEPLGALDKKLREETQFELMDLQQDLGLTFVVVTHDQEEAMTMADRIAVMSHGKVIQVATPAEIYEAPNSRFVADFIGDVNILDGKISASGNGRIELAANDGFTIRTAAADAPAAGGAAGFAIRPEKLKVSRNAPTDATVNAAQGEIWDIGYLGDMTVFYVKLDSGKVVKASMLNAQREVENPIAYDEKVWVSFGETAGVVLKD